One region of Halomonas huangheensis genomic DNA includes:
- a CDS encoding amino acid ABC transporter ATP-binding protein, with protein sequence MTPSPIANPTDKSNSTDASHLVNASNAPDTRPTPAVEARHLVKNYGQLSVLRDVSFTVDEGTVTTIIGASGSGKSTLLRCMNLLERPDQGELAIADERICFDRNPQATSQGLSRIQIQRLRSRATMVFQQFNLWPHLTVLGNVSEPPIRVKGMSRQQANKLALHYLERVGMAERADSYPAFLSGGQQQRVAIARALAMEPSVLLFDEPTSALDPERVNEVLGVIRDLADEGRTMLMVTHEMAFAREVSDQLIFLDEGVIGAAGTPEQVFHSSNTRCRRFIAPAA encoded by the coding sequence ATGACTCCATCGCCGATTGCCAATCCCACGGACAAGTCCAACTCCACGGATGCATCCCACTTAGTGAATGCATCCAACGCGCCGGATACGCGCCCGACACCCGCCGTCGAAGCGCGTCATCTAGTCAAGAACTATGGCCAACTCTCCGTGCTGCGCGATGTCTCCTTCACGGTTGACGAAGGCACGGTCACTACCATCATCGGTGCCAGTGGATCAGGAAAAAGTACTCTACTGCGTTGTATGAATCTGCTGGAACGCCCTGACCAGGGTGAGCTGGCGATTGCGGATGAGCGTATCTGCTTCGACCGCAACCCCCAGGCCACCAGCCAGGGCCTCAGCCGTATCCAAATACAACGCCTACGCTCGAGGGCCACCATGGTCTTCCAGCAGTTCAATCTCTGGCCGCACCTGACGGTACTCGGCAACGTCAGTGAACCGCCGATTCGCGTCAAGGGAATGTCGCGACAGCAGGCCAACAAGCTCGCTCTTCATTATCTCGAACGCGTAGGAATGGCCGAACGCGCTGACAGCTACCCCGCCTTCCTCTCCGGCGGACAGCAGCAGCGAGTGGCGATTGCTCGAGCGCTGGCCATGGAACCCAGTGTGTTGCTGTTCGATGAACCAACCTCGGCACTGGACCCCGAGCGTGTCAACGAAGTGCTCGGTGTGATCCGTGACCTCGCCGATGAAGGCCGCACCATGCTGATGGTGACTCACGAAATGGCTTTCGCTCGCGAGGTTTCCGACCAGCTGATCTTTCTCGATGAAGGCGTTATCGGT
- a CDS encoding 5-guanidino-2-oxopentanoate decarboxylase: MTTCAQQLIQLLDAYGVDTAFGIPGVHTIELYRELADSPLQHYTPRHEQGAGFMADGYARSSGRPAACFIITGPGMTNIATAMGQALADSIPMLVISSVNARHQLGLGHGHLHEMPSQQQTLAGVSRFSHTLLDADNLAEVMGQAFAVLRGARPGPVHIEIPLDVMAAEVSSKAAPRIAAFHPPGPAPAAIRQAQQWLNEASRPLLLIGGGAVAAPEAVQSLVERLDAPVLTTINARGILGNSHPLDLGANASHSACRELIRDADVVLALGTELGETDYDLVFDDGFHVEGKLVRVDIDARQLARNHAADLAIVSDIGLAATALAEQVTAQQRHGRQRSDAVREVMALEQDPDLAQYVPLFDTFDEILPEAIIVGDSTGPVYAGNMIARRNAPRRWFNAATGFGTLGYALPAALGAAIAQPQSPVVALVGDGGLQFVLGELGTARDLGRPLALVIWNNDGYDEIRRYMSADGVAHLGVNLKAPNFTAVAEGFGCRHIDVGTPSQLASALKQLHDSDNVLVIEVDAARWQASLDPVRCSQPNTLSSEQKRNP; the protein is encoded by the coding sequence ATGACCACCTGTGCCCAACAGTTGATCCAGTTGCTTGATGCCTACGGCGTCGACACTGCCTTCGGAATCCCCGGTGTGCACACCATCGAGCTCTACCGCGAGCTGGCCGATAGTCCGCTTCAGCATTACACGCCGCGTCACGAACAGGGTGCCGGCTTCATGGCGGATGGCTACGCCCGATCCAGCGGCCGTCCTGCAGCATGCTTCATCATCACCGGACCGGGCATGACCAATATCGCCACGGCCATGGGCCAGGCATTGGCGGACTCCATCCCCATGCTGGTGATTTCCAGTGTCAACGCGCGTCACCAACTGGGACTGGGCCACGGTCACCTGCATGAGATGCCCAGCCAGCAACAGACTCTGGCCGGCGTCAGTCGCTTCAGCCATACCCTGCTCGATGCCGACAATCTTGCCGAGGTCATGGGCCAGGCGTTTGCCGTGCTGCGCGGTGCTCGTCCCGGCCCGGTGCATATCGAGATACCGCTGGACGTGATGGCCGCCGAGGTCTCCAGCAAGGCGGCACCGCGCATTGCTGCGTTTCATCCTCCAGGTCCTGCCCCTGCTGCCATCCGCCAGGCGCAGCAATGGCTCAATGAAGCCAGCCGGCCACTCCTGCTGATCGGAGGTGGCGCCGTCGCAGCGCCTGAGGCCGTGCAATCGCTCGTCGAACGCCTCGATGCTCCGGTGCTGACCACCATCAATGCGCGCGGCATCCTCGGCAACAGCCATCCCCTGGATCTCGGCGCCAACGCAAGCCACTCCGCCTGCCGCGAGCTGATTCGCGATGCGGATGTGGTACTGGCGCTGGGCACCGAACTGGGTGAAACCGACTACGACCTGGTCTTCGATGATGGCTTCCATGTCGAAGGCAAACTGGTACGTGTCGATATCGACGCTCGTCAACTGGCTCGCAACCATGCCGCTGACCTGGCGATCGTCTCTGATATCGGACTTGCGGCCACTGCGCTGGCGGAACAGGTCACTGCACAACAGCGCCATGGCCGGCAACGGAGCGACGCTGTTCGCGAGGTCATGGCACTGGAACAGGATCCCGATCTGGCCCAGTATGTCCCGCTGTTTGACACCTTTGACGAGATTCTTCCCGAAGCGATCATCGTCGGCGACTCCACTGGACCGGTATACGCCGGCAACATGATCGCACGACGTAATGCGCCGCGCCGTTGGTTCAACGCCGCTACCGGCTTCGGCACCCTCGGCTATGCTCTGCCGGCCGCTCTCGGTGCCGCCATCGCTCAGCCGCAATCCCCCGTGGTGGCGCTGGTCGGTGACGGTGGCCTGCAATTCGTACTGGGAGAGCTTGGTACAGCGAGGGATCTGGGCAGGCCGCTGGCACTGGTGATCTGGAACAACGATGGCTACGACGAGATTCGCCGCTACATGAGCGCTGACGGCGTCGCCCACCTCGGTGTCAACCTGAAGGCACCGAATTTCACCGCGGTGGCCGAAGGTTTTGGCTGCCGACATATCGATGTCGGCACGCCATCCCAACTCGCCAGCGCCCTGAAACAACTGCATGACAGCGACAACGTGTTGGTGATCGAAGTCGATGCTGCCCGCTGGCAGGCATCCCTCGATCCCGTGCGATGCAGTCAACCGAACACGCTGTCGTCGGAACAGAAGAGGAATCCATGA
- a CDS encoding HD domain-containing protein, producing MSAESSSTRPLAQASFRRFDESRHSDWAVIDQHFHRFQADASRRVLLHLERLRGDHHGYPVDRYEHSLQTATRALRAGADEETVVCALLHDIGDDLAPANHAEIAAAILEPFIDPLNAWMIRHHELFQGYHYRQFYGQDRHARDAWSDHPAYERTVRFCDEWDQTSFDPDYDTLALEDFIPMVERVLGRAPFGGLPTVSVAGSASSSDPASSSDAASAASNPEESGA from the coding sequence ATGAGTGCCGAGTCATCATCGACAAGACCTCTTGCACAGGCGAGTTTTCGCCGCTTCGATGAAAGCCGTCACAGCGACTGGGCCGTGATCGACCAGCATTTTCATCGTTTTCAGGCTGACGCCAGCCGTCGGGTGTTGCTACACCTTGAACGCCTGCGTGGAGATCATCACGGCTACCCAGTCGATCGTTACGAGCACAGCCTGCAGACAGCTACCCGTGCGCTACGTGCCGGTGCCGATGAGGAAACCGTGGTCTGCGCGCTGTTGCATGACATCGGCGATGACCTGGCGCCAGCCAACCATGCGGAGATTGCGGCGGCGATACTCGAACCGTTCATCGACCCGCTCAATGCCTGGATGATTCGCCATCACGAGCTCTTTCAGGGCTATCACTATCGGCAGTTCTATGGACAGGATCGGCACGCTCGGGACGCCTGGAGTGACCACCCTGCCTACGAACGCACCGTGCGCTTCTGCGACGAATGGGATCAAACCAGCTTTGATCCCGACTACGACACCCTGGCGTTGGAAGATTTCATTCCCATGGTCGAGCGTGTCCTCGGACGGGCGCCCTTCGGCGGCCTGCCGACCGTCAGCGTCGCTGGCTCTGCTTCCAGTTCAGACCCTGCTTCCAGTTCAGACGCGGCATCTGCAGCGTCCAACCCTGAGGAGTCCGGAGCATGA
- a CDS encoding pyridoxal phosphate-dependent aminotransferase: MKVSQLTARIAGEGAAAWNIHYRAMARQQAGDDITVLSVGDPDFTTPARIMDAARDSLYAGNTHYADVQGKQALREAIVDHYRKYDVDASADQLIVLAGAQCGLYATAQCLLDPEDEVIVPEPGYVTYEAVIQSTGASLVQVPLRADNGFQLDVADITAAITPKTRAILLNSPHNPTGTSIGPEQWQTIAELCRAHDLWLISDEVYADLVFDGSHTCAASLAGIEDRTVVISSLSKSHAMTGWRLGWVMAPPALIGHLSNLALCMLYGCPDFIQDAGIAALKGDHGELEVMRDAYRQRRDAVCQALAHSDAVTAICPDAGMFVMVDIRRTGLSSAEFADRLLDEHGISALSGEAFGPSAAGFIRLSLTQSPERLTQASLRLRQCAEACLSTSSECL, from the coding sequence ATGAAGGTATCGCAACTGACCGCCAGAATCGCTGGCGAAGGCGCCGCCGCCTGGAACATTCATTATCGCGCCATGGCGCGCCAACAGGCCGGTGACGATATCACGGTGCTCTCGGTGGGAGACCCGGACTTCACTACCCCGGCACGCATCATGGATGCTGCCCGTGACAGCCTGTATGCGGGGAACACTCACTACGCCGATGTTCAGGGCAAGCAGGCACTGCGCGAGGCCATCGTCGACCACTACCGAAAGTACGATGTCGACGCCTCCGCGGATCAACTGATCGTCCTCGCCGGTGCCCAATGTGGGCTCTACGCCACCGCACAGTGTCTGCTGGACCCTGAGGACGAAGTGATCGTGCCGGAACCCGGCTATGTGACCTACGAGGCCGTGATCCAGTCAACCGGCGCCAGCCTGGTTCAGGTGCCGCTGCGCGCCGACAACGGCTTTCAACTCGATGTTGCCGACATCACCGCCGCGATTACGCCCAAAACGCGCGCGATTCTGCTCAACAGCCCGCATAACCCGACGGGTACCAGCATCGGGCCGGAACAGTGGCAGACGATTGCCGAGCTATGCCGAGCACACGACCTGTGGCTGATCTCCGATGAGGTCTACGCCGATCTCGTTTTCGACGGCAGCCACACCTGCGCCGCGTCACTGGCCGGAATTGAAGACCGCACCGTGGTGATCAGCAGTCTGTCGAAGTCCCACGCCATGACCGGCTGGCGCCTCGGCTGGGTGATGGCCCCACCAGCACTTATCGGCCACCTCAGCAACCTCGCCCTGTGTATGCTGTATGGCTGCCCCGACTTCATTCAGGATGCCGGCATCGCCGCACTGAAGGGTGATCATGGCGAACTCGAGGTCATGCGCGATGCCTATCGCCAGCGCCGTGATGCCGTTTGCCAGGCCCTGGCACACAGCGATGCCGTGACAGCCATCTGCCCAGATGCAGGAATGTTCGTGATGGTCGATATTCGCCGCACCGGTCTCAGCTCTGCCGAGTTTGCCGATCGCCTGCTTGATGAGCATGGGATTTCGGCACTCTCGGGAGAGGCCTTTGGTCCCTCCGCGGCAGGCTTTATCCGCCTCAGTCTGACTCAATCGCCCGAGCGTCTAACCCAGGCCAGTCTCCGCCTGCGGCAGTGCGCCGAGGCATGCCTTTCCACCAGCTCCGAGTGCCTATGA
- a CDS encoding TauD/TfdA family dioxygenase, with amino-acid sequence MSSQASPRLIDAGRQLSLTSPSGDLLFDALWLRERAPDADTLDPLTGQRLIEAAELPLDLSITTLETNNGSLVLGFSDGHTASFLIEDLHQSHALHTGEDISLWDANLESVPQASFTAAMADDQALLAMLEALHRYGFVRVDDVPCEVDGMQPLIDRIGPLRQTNWGGIADVRSVADAYDLTMTQRGLEPHTDNPYRDPIPGFIWLHCLTNAADGGDSTLVDGFEAARRLRVEDPQAFDCLTRVRPDFRYHDDGTRLDSSGPLIETDGNNKVVRVRYNNRTERVAALPSEQLRDYYAARQSFYRLITSDELTLKLKLNPGQMLIMDNYRLLHGRTSFQLSGGVRHLRQGYVDRDSTQSRRQWLRDQLNTNHQGVVA; translated from the coding sequence ATGAGCTCCCAAGCCTCACCACGCCTGATCGATGCCGGGCGCCAGTTATCCCTGACCAGTCCGAGTGGCGATCTGCTGTTTGATGCCCTTTGGCTCCGTGAACGCGCCCCTGACGCTGACACTCTGGACCCTCTGACCGGCCAACGCTTGATTGAAGCTGCTGAATTGCCGCTGGACCTAAGTATCACCACGCTGGAGACCAACAATGGGTCGCTGGTTCTGGGCTTCAGTGATGGCCACACCGCCAGCTTCCTGATCGAAGATCTGCACCAGTCCCATGCCCTTCACACCGGGGAAGATATCAGTCTGTGGGATGCCAACCTGGAGAGCGTGCCACAAGCGAGCTTCACGGCGGCCATGGCCGACGATCAAGCTCTGCTGGCGATGCTGGAAGCGCTACATCGCTATGGCTTTGTGAGGGTCGATGACGTTCCCTGCGAGGTCGATGGTATGCAGCCATTGATCGATCGTATCGGTCCGCTGCGTCAAACCAACTGGGGCGGCATCGCCGACGTCCGCTCGGTGGCAGATGCCTATGACCTGACCATGACCCAGCGAGGACTGGAGCCGCACACCGACAACCCCTATCGCGACCCCATCCCGGGCTTTATCTGGTTGCATTGCCTTACCAATGCTGCCGACGGCGGTGACAGCACGCTCGTCGACGGTTTCGAGGCCGCGCGCCGACTGCGTGTGGAAGACCCTCAGGCCTTCGATTGCCTGACTCGGGTGCGTCCCGACTTTCGCTACCACGACGACGGCACACGACTGGACAGCTCGGGGCCGCTGATCGAAACCGACGGCAACAACAAGGTGGTGCGTGTGCGCTACAACAACCGCACGGAGCGCGTGGCGGCACTGCCCAGTGAGCAACTTCGCGATTACTACGCGGCACGCCAGTCCTTCTATCGCCTGATCACCAGCGACGAATTGACGCTGAAGCTGAAGCTGAACCCCGGCCAGATGCTGATTATGGACAACTACCGCCTGCTGCATGGCCGCACATCCTTCCAGCTTTCTGGAGGCGTCCGCCACCTGCGCCAGGGATATGTCGACCGCGACAGCACCCAGAGCCGCCGCCAATGGCTACGCGACCAGTTGAATACAAACCATCAGGGAGTCGTGGCATGA